The genomic DNA CGTCTGTCACGATATCGTACTCTTTTCTTAACTGGATAAGCTTTTGATAATGATAGAAAACTGAATCTTGGTCGGCCATTGCCTTTTCTGCATTAATCTCTTTGTAGTTTGCTGCTGGTTGAATCCAAGGAGTACCCGTTGTAAAGCCTGCATTCTCCTCATCATTCCATTGAACAGGTGTTCTCGAATTATCACGTGATTTTTGCTTTAAGATATCTAGAATATTTTGTTCGGCCATGCCTTTTCCTTTGAGAATCTCAAAGATGTTTAATGACTCCACATCACGATACTCATTAATAGAAGTGAAATTGGGGTTAGTCATTCCAAATTCTTCTCCCTGATAAATATAAGGAGTACCCTGCATCATATGAATGACTGTGGCAAGCATTTTAGCTGACTCTTTATGATACTCCTTGTCATTTCCGAAACGCGACACCACTCTTGGCTGATCATGGTTACACCAGAATAAGGCATTCCAACCGCCACCCTTATTCATTTCCACTTGCCAGTCAGATAAGATTTGCTTCAACTTATAGAAATCAAAGTCTGCCTTTGTCCACTTCTCTCCATTTGGATAATCAACCTTTAAATGATGGAAGCTGAAGGTCATATCCAACTCTTTTCGCTCTGGGTTTGTATACTTAATACAGTTATCAATAGAAGTAGAAGACATTTCTCCAACGGTCATGATGTCATAGTGAGAAAATACCTCTTGATTCATTTCATGTAGGTACTCATGAATTTTGGGACCATCTGTATAGAATTTACGACCATCTCCAAGACCGGTTGATCCATCATCATCTAAGAAGCGCTGATCCTTAGAGAGCAAATTCACCACGTCTAAACGGAAGCCGTCCACCCCTTTATCTAGCCAAAATTTCATCATATCGTAAACTTCTCGACGAACCGGTTCATGCTCCCAATTCAAGTCCGCTTGAGTCACATCAAACAAGTGTAAATAGTATTGATCGGTTTGTTCATCATATTGCCACGCATTTCCGCCGAACTTTGACTCCCAGTTGGTCGGAGCCCCGCCATTTTTCGCATCCTTCCATATATAATACTCACGGTACGGGTTGTCCTTTGAAGACTTCGATTCAATAAACCATTGATGCTCCGTTGATGTATGGTTTACAACAATATCCATAATAATTTTAATCCCGCGGTTATGGGCTTCTTTTAATAAAGAATCAAAGTCTTCCATCGTCCCATACGGCTCATAGATACGGAAATAATCACTAATATCATATCCATTGTCACGCTGTGGAGACTCATATATTGGTGTTAACCAAACCACATCTACCCCAAGCGTTGCTAAGTAATCTAACTTCTCAATAATTCCCTTAATATCTCCTACACCATTTCCCGTCGTATCATTAAAGCTTTTTGGATAAATTTGATATACAACTGCTTTTTTCCACCAAGGTTGAGTCATCTTTGTAGCACCAGCCCTTATTTAATAGTAAAAGAGGAACAAAGAATTGTTCCTCTCGACATTATTTTCTTTTAAAAGATACTTTTCCAATATTCATCTTGGCAAATACAACCGTTAAGATGAACGGTACAACGACTGCAACAACCATAGCAATAGCGAATGTTAACATATGCTGTGGTTGGATCGAAAGAATTCCAGGAAGACCACCCACTCCAATGGAGTTTGCCATAACATTGCTTCCTACCGAGATCACAGCTGCTACCAATGAACCAATCATGGCAGCTAGGAATGGGAAGCCGTATTTCAAGTTAATACCAAACATCGCTGGCTCTGTTACACCAAGATAACAAGAGATAGCTGCAGGAATAGACACTTGCTTTTCCTCTTCGTTCTTTCTGTTAATATAAATCATCGCTAGAACAGCAGAACCTTGAGCGATATTTGATAAAGCGATCATTGGCCAAAGGTTCGTTCCACCAAGTTCACTCATTAACTGTAGATCAATGGCATTCGTCATATGGTGTAAACCTGTAATAACAAGTGGTGCATAAGCAAATCCAAATACAGCTGCAAATAACCAGCCCACTGCAGAAGTTAAGCCAGAGTATACAACGTCAGAGATGAAAGAACCAATTGCCCAACCTACTGGACCAAGTACGGTATGTGCAATTAATACCGTTGGTACTAGGGCAAAGAATGGAACAACAATCATGGAAACCGCATTTGGAACGACCTTACGTAGTTTTAGTTCAAGGAATGAAAGAACTATACCTGCTAAAATCGCTGGAATCACTTGTGCTTGGTAACCAATCATGTCTATCTTGGCAAAGCCAAAATCCCAGAATGGTACTTCCGTTGCACCTGCCAC from Robertmurraya sp. FSL R5-0851 includes the following:
- the treC gene encoding alpha,alpha-phosphotrehalase, which encodes MTQPWWKKAVVYQIYPKSFNDTTGNGVGDIKGIIEKLDYLATLGVDVVWLTPIYESPQRDNGYDISDYFRIYEPYGTMEDFDSLLKEAHNRGIKIIMDIVVNHTSTEHQWFIESKSSKDNPYREYYIWKDAKNGGAPTNWESKFGGNAWQYDEQTDQYYLHLFDVTQADLNWEHEPVRREVYDMMKFWLDKGVDGFRLDVVNLLSKDQRFLDDDGSTGLGDGRKFYTDGPKIHEYLHEMNQEVFSHYDIMTVGEMSSTSIDNCIKYTNPERKELDMTFSFHHLKVDYPNGEKWTKADFDFYKLKQILSDWQVEMNKGGGWNALFWCNHDQPRVVSRFGNDKEYHKESAKMLATVIHMMQGTPYIYQGEEFGMTNPNFTSINEYRDVESLNIFEILKGKGMAEQNILDILKQKSRDNSRTPVQWNDEENAGFTTGTPWIQPAANYKEINAEKAMADQDSVFYHYQKLIQLRKEYDIVTDGNYELLLANHDAIFAYIRDNGNEKLLVVNNFYSKEVEFQLPEHVDTEGVTSTILLSNYADSSEDIKQMKLRPYESVVYYLKK
- the treP gene encoding PTS system trehalose-specific EIIBC component produces the protein MSNYTQPAKDLLEHIGGSDNISVVTHCVTRMRFVLKDPKKADIDKIESIKLVKGTFTQAGQFQVIIGNEVSSFYNEFIKIAGVSDTSKEDAKQAAKQNMNWLQRMIAHLADIFTPLIPAIVVGGLILGFRNVIGDIKMFEDGTKSLIEISQFWAGTHAFLWLIGEAIFHFLPVGITWAVARKMGATPILGIVLGITLVSPQLLNAYGVAGATEVPFWDFGFAKIDMIGYQAQVIPAILAGIVLSFLELKLRKVVPNAVSMIVVPFFALVPTVLIAHTVLGPVGWAIGSFISDVVYSGLTSAVGWLFAAVFGFAYAPLVITGLHHMTNAIDLQLMSELGGTNLWPMIALSNIAQGSAVLAMIYINRKNEEEKQVSIPAAISCYLGVTEPAMFGINLKYGFPFLAAMIGSLVAAVISVGSNVMANSIGVGGLPGILSIQPQHMLTFAIAMVVAVVVPFILTVVFAKMNIGKVSFKRK